The following are from one region of the Mannheimia granulomatis genome:
- the alaS gene encoding alanine--tRNA ligase, with product MKTTSDIRQSFLKFFETKGHTIVPSSSLVPENDPTLLFTNAGMNQFKDVFLGLEKRPYTRATTAQRCVRAGGKHNDLENVGYTARHHTFFEMMGNFSFGDYFKQDAIKFGWEYLTSPQWLGLPKEKLYVTVYETDDEAYEIWNKEVGVPAEHIIRIGDNKGAPYASDNFWAMGDTGPCGPCTEIFYDHGPEHWGGLPGTPEEDGDRYIEVWNIVFMQFNRLADGTMEQLPKPSVDTGMGLERMTAVMQHVNSNYEIDIFQTLIKEVASLLNVTDLDNKSLRVVADHIRACSYLVADGVTPSNEGRGYVLRRIIRRAVRHGNILGAKEAFFYKLVPTLAKVMGQAGEVLTEKQAQIQKTLKAEEEQFARTLERGLALLEDALTKVENKTLSGSVAFKLYDTYGFPLDLTADVCREREITIDEAGFEAEMTAQRERAKASSNFGVDYNNVINVEGQTKFLGYEQTAYNAKVLSLFCNGVAVEKIESGDNAVVILDQTPFYAESGGQIGDAGEISSPLGLFQVNDTQKYGQVWGHIGQLNGGVLAVGDVVSALVNVERRNAITLNHSATHLLHAALRQVLGDHVAQKGSLVSEQILRFDISQPEAITKAQLEEVERIVNAKVRENIQVVIEEMDIESAKAKGAMALFGEKYGDVVRVVDIPEFSIELCGGTHIRQTGDIGLFKITSEGAVAAGIRRIEAVTGENAIVWLHNLQQAVQQSAELLKADSNSLAEKIIQLQEKAKRTEKELQQLQSKFAAQAGADLAKQATQVNGVNVVIQQLENVEPKALRTMVDDLKNQLGTAVIVFGSNAEDKVNLIVGVTKDLTHKVNAGELVGAMAQKVGGKGGGRPDMAMAGGSEPQNLPSALALATEWISTKL from the coding sequence ATTGTTCCAAGCAGCTCGTTAGTTCCGGAAAATGATCCGACATTATTATTTACTAATGCAGGTATGAACCAATTTAAAGACGTGTTTTTAGGCTTAGAAAAACGTCCTTATACCCGAGCTACCACAGCACAACGTTGTGTACGTGCAGGGGGAAAACATAACGATTTAGAAAATGTAGGTTATACAGCTCGCCACCATACTTTTTTTGAAATGATGGGAAATTTCAGCTTCGGTGATTATTTCAAACAAGATGCGATTAAATTTGGCTGGGAATATTTAACTTCTCCACAATGGTTAGGCTTACCGAAAGAAAAACTTTACGTTACTGTATATGAAACCGATGATGAAGCCTATGAGATTTGGAATAAAGAAGTGGGCGTGCCGGCAGAACATATTATTCGTATTGGTGATAACAAAGGCGCACCTTATGCTTCGGATAACTTCTGGGCAATGGGGGATACCGGTCCTTGTGGTCCTTGTACTGAGATCTTCTACGATCATGGTCCTGAGCATTGGGGTGGGTTACCGGGTACACCAGAAGAAGATGGTGACCGCTATATTGAAGTATGGAACATTGTATTTATGCAATTTAATCGTTTAGCAGACGGTACAATGGAACAATTGCCAAAACCTTCTGTCGATACTGGTATGGGATTAGAGCGTATGACTGCAGTGATGCAACATGTTAACTCTAATTACGAGATTGATATTTTCCAAACTTTAATTAAAGAAGTCGCATCTCTTCTTAATGTAACAGATTTAGACAACAAATCCTTACGGGTTGTAGCAGACCACATCCGCGCATGTTCTTATTTAGTTGCAGACGGTGTTACGCCGTCAAATGAAGGGCGTGGTTATGTATTGCGCCGTATTATTCGTCGTGCAGTTCGTCACGGAAATATCTTAGGTGCAAAAGAAGCCTTCTTCTACAAACTTGTTCCAACCCTAGCAAAAGTTATGGGACAAGCAGGAGAGGTATTAACTGAAAAACAGGCTCAGATTCAAAAAACCTTAAAAGCAGAAGAAGAACAATTTGCTCGCACGCTTGAGCGTGGTTTAGCGTTGTTAGAAGATGCTTTAACGAAAGTGGAAAATAAAACACTTTCAGGTAGTGTAGCATTCAAACTATATGACACTTACGGCTTTCCACTTGATTTGACTGCAGATGTTTGCCGTGAACGCGAAATTACTATTGATGAAGCTGGTTTCGAAGCAGAAATGACGGCACAGCGTGAGCGTGCGAAGGCAAGCAGTAACTTTGGTGTGGATTACAACAACGTTATTAACGTAGAAGGTCAAACCAAATTTTTAGGTTATGAACAAACTGCATATAACGCAAAAGTACTCAGTTTATTCTGTAATGGTGTTGCAGTTGAAAAAATTGAATCGGGCGATAATGCCGTTGTGATTTTAGACCAAACACCATTTTATGCAGAATCTGGCGGTCAAATAGGTGACGCAGGTGAGATTAGCTCACCACTGGGTTTATTCCAAGTGAATGATACACAGAAATACGGTCAAGTTTGGGGGCATATCGGACAACTTAATGGTGGTGTTTTAGCTGTTGGTGATGTTGTTTCTGCCCTAGTGAATGTTGAACGTCGCAATGCTATTACTTTAAACCATAGTGCAACTCACTTATTGCATGCGGCACTACGTCAAGTATTAGGTGATCATGTCGCACAAAAAGGCTCTTTAGTGTCAGAGCAGATTTTACGTTTTGATATTTCACAGCCTGAAGCCATTACAAAAGCACAATTAGAAGAAGTTGAGCGTATTGTGAATGCCAAAGTGCGTGAAAATATTCAAGTGGTTATCGAAGAAATGGACATTGAATCGGCTAAAGCAAAAGGTGCTATGGCCTTATTCGGTGAAAAATATGGCGATGTTGTTCGCGTTGTTGATATTCCTGAATTCTCCATTGAGCTTTGCGGTGGTACACACATTAGACAAACCGGTGATATCGGCTTATTCAAAATTACCTCAGAAGGTGCCGTAGCAGCAGGAATTCGCCGTATTGAAGCTGTAACAGGCGAAAATGCGATTGTCTGGTTACATAACCTTCAACAGGCTGTGCAACAAAGCGCAGAATTGCTCAAAGCAGATAGTAATTCATTAGCTGAAAAAATTATTCAGTTACAAGAAAAGGCGAAACGCACAGAAAAAGAACTTCAACAATTACAAAGTAAATTTGCCGCGCAAGCAGGAGCAGATTTAGCTAAACAAGCTACCCAAGTCAATGGTGTGAATGTGGTTATCCAACAATTAGAAAATGTGGAGCCAAAAGCATTACGCACCATGGTAGATGACCTTAAAAATCAATTAGGCACAGCTGTGATTGTCTTTGGCTCAAATGCAGAAGACAAAGTAAACTTAATTGTTGGTGTTACAAAAGACTTAACCCATAAAGTGAATGCAGGTGAACTTGTAGGAGCAATGGCACAAAAAGTAGGTGGAAAAGGAGGTGGTCGTCCGGATATGGCGATGGCCGGTGGTTCGGAACCACAAAATCTTCCATCTGCTTTAGCCCTTGCTACAGAGTGGATCAGCACAAAACTTTAA
- the csrA gene encoding carbon storage regulator CsrA has product MLILTRKIGEVLLVGDDVEITVLNIRGNQVKLGVNAPKEISVHRQEIYDRIKALEEEK; this is encoded by the coding sequence ATGCTTATTCTAACTCGTAAGATTGGGGAGGTTTTACTCGTAGGAGACGATGTTGAGATTACGGTGCTTAACATTCGAGGAAACCAAGTAAAATTAGGTGTGAATGCACCCAAAGAAATCTCGGTACACCGACAAGAGATTTATGACAGAATCAAAGCCTTGGAAGAGGAAAAATAG
- the galU gene encoding UTP--glucose-1-phosphate uridylyltransferase GalU has protein sequence MKVIIPVAGLGTRMLPATKAIPKEMLTLADKPLIQYIVNECVAAGFKEIVLVTHSSKNAIENHFDTSFELETMLEKRVKRQLLDDVRSIVPKDVTLIHVRQGQAKGLGHAVLCGRAVVGNEPFAVVLPDVLLGDFTANPKTENLAAMVKRFKETGNSQIMVAPVPMENVSSYGVADCDGVDIPLGGSAKICRMVEKPSVEDAPSNLAVVGRYVFSANIWELLERTPVGVGDEIQLTDAIDMLIHQETVEAFNMTGRSFDCGDKVGYMKAFVEYSLNHDKCGKEFKVFIKELAKSL, from the coding sequence ATGAAAGTTATTATCCCTGTTGCCGGCCTTGGTACTCGTATGCTACCTGCAACTAAAGCGATTCCAAAAGAAATGCTTACACTTGCAGATAAGCCGCTAATTCAATATATTGTAAATGAATGTGTTGCCGCGGGCTTTAAAGAAATTGTGTTAGTCACACACTCTTCCAAAAATGCCATCGAAAACCATTTTGATACTTCTTTTGAGCTTGAAACAATGCTTGAAAAACGAGTTAAACGTCAACTTTTAGATGATGTGCGCTCGATTGTACCAAAAGACGTTACTTTAATTCATGTTCGTCAAGGACAAGCAAAAGGCTTAGGTCATGCGGTATTATGTGGACGTGCAGTGGTTGGGAATGAACCTTTTGCGGTGGTGCTACCGGATGTACTACTGGGTGATTTCACCGCAAATCCTAAAACGGAAAACCTTGCTGCAATGGTAAAACGTTTCAAAGAAACCGGAAACAGCCAAATTATGGTTGCACCGGTACCGATGGAAAATGTTAGCAGCTATGGTGTTGCAGATTGTGATGGTGTTGATATTCCGTTAGGTGGCTCAGCTAAAATCTGTCGAATGGTTGAAAAGCCAAGTGTAGAAGATGCACCGTCTAACTTAGCGGTAGTTGGCCGTTATGTATTCTCTGCAAATATTTGGGAGCTACTAGAAAGAACGCCGGTTGGTGTAGGTGATGAAATTCAATTAACTGATGCAATTGATATGTTGATTCACCAAGAAACAGTTGAAGCCTTTAATATGACAGGTCGTTCATTTGACTGTGGTGATAAAGTTGGCTATATGAAAGCTTTCGTAGAGTACAGCCTAAATCACGATAAATGCGGCAAAGAATTTAAGGTTTTCATTAAAGAACTAGCGAAATCGTTATAA
- the priC gene encoding primosomal replication protein PriC: protein MQKHHFITQIQQNLAVFSPFLEQNIVLNSTYFSRKSGPVNFFTTEIEKTAEILLSQHDTLYVEYYSDKLIKQFDALNKAVENIQKEKKRLQFHSSFQFPMNIHRLSPNKRLQEYRKALRALNEKISWLMEQNYNEEDEVLSQALKNQITETEYRKMKCLKAIEDLEQELQFR, encoded by the coding sequence ATGCAAAAACATCATTTTATTACTCAAATCCAACAGAATTTAGCTGTATTTTCGCCTTTTTTAGAACAGAATATTGTACTTAACTCGACCTATTTTTCCCGAAAATCCGGACCGGTCAATTTTTTTACTACAGAAATAGAAAAAACAGCTGAAATTCTACTCTCTCAGCACGATACTTTATATGTTGAATACTATTCCGATAAGTTAATAAAACAATTTGATGCCTTAAATAAAGCAGTTGAAAATATTCAAAAAGAGAAAAAAAGGCTTCAATTTCATTCTTCATTTCAATTCCCTATGAATATTCATCGCTTATCACCCAATAAGCGTTTGCAAGAATATCGTAAGGCACTACGAGCTTTAAATGAAAAAATCAGCTGGTTAATGGAGCAGAATTATAATGAAGAAGATGAAGTGTTAAGCCAAGCATTAAAAAATCAAATAACCGAGACGGAATACCGTAAAATGAAGTGTTTAAAAGCTATTGAGGATTTAGAACAAGAATTACAGTTTAGATGA
- a CDS encoding porin: MKKTLVALAVTAFAASATAKIDLYSQDGTTVSTDGRVKVVAHKETTKVNRDKTNYGHSALSNDGTRLGLTVNHNITEDFYALGRLEIRFDGGDKKGSDNWGNAYAKRAFVGLGHKQYGQATFGKQLLVGDDIGRIGLDNYYNVGSAYAPVGGWTILNESSDSAVRYDYKGVQGLTLSADYSFANKHDTVGSDKAGYGAGAIYEFAAGEGTASVSLGYAHKDIESGSKVKKDQDGVFGGFNYVVNGVKLGVDGGYSVRKSGDAKDKLNYVRTGLRYDIQDTKTGVYGNYSYLVVKSGQEKDKAHQFLLGADYSFHKHAKVFVEGKLAKARFDDKSKQTDKGIAAGLIVFW; this comes from the coding sequence ATGAAAAAAACATTAGTTGCATTAGCAGTAACAGCATTCGCAGCGTCAGCAACTGCAAAAATCGATCTTTACAGTCAAGACGGTACAACAGTTTCTACTGATGGTCGTGTAAAAGTAGTTGCTCATAAAGAAACAACAAAAGTAAACCGTGACAAAACTAACTATGGTCACTCAGCATTATCAAATGATGGTACTCGTTTAGGTTTAACAGTAAATCATAACATCACAGAAGATTTCTATGCATTAGGTCGTTTAGAGATTCGCTTCGATGGTGGTGATAAAAAAGGTAGCGATAACTGGGGTAATGCCTATGCTAAACGTGCATTTGTGGGTTTAGGTCACAAACAATATGGTCAAGCAACCTTCGGTAAGCAATTATTAGTAGGTGATGATATTGGTCGTATCGGATTAGATAACTACTACAATGTAGGTTCAGCATATGCTCCTGTAGGTGGTTGGACAATCTTAAATGAATCTTCTGACTCAGCGGTACGTTATGACTACAAAGGTGTACAAGGCTTAACATTAAGCGCTGACTATAGTTTTGCTAACAAACATGACACAGTAGGTTCAGATAAAGCAGGTTATGGTGCAGGTGCAATTTATGAATTTGCAGCAGGTGAAGGTACAGCAAGCGTATCTTTAGGTTATGCGCATAAAGATATTGAATCTGGTAGCAAAGTTAAGAAAGACCAAGATGGCGTATTTGGTGGCTTTAACTATGTAGTCAATGGTGTTAAATTAGGTGTTGACGGTGGTTATAGTGTACGTAAGTCAGGCGATGCTAAAGACAAATTAAATTATGTACGTACTGGTTTACGCTATGATATCCAAGATACTAAAACTGGTGTTTATGGTAACTACTCTTACCTAGTAGTTAAGAGCGGTCAAGAAAAAGATAAAGCACACCAATTCTTATTAGGTGCTGACTACAGCTTCCACAAACATGCTAAAGTGTTCGTAGAAGGTAAATTAGCGAAAGCACGTTTTGATGATAAATCTAAACAAACTGACAAAGGTATTGCAGCAGGTTTAATCGTATTCTGGTAA
- a CDS encoding porin: MKKTLLALAVAAFATSASAETIFDKEGTKIDFSGSIRVILDNQTKKENGKTVREGDNGHSHLRNNDTRFGLNITHALNDNGYYAVGGLQTRFKNDSASGFGTLYAHHAFVGLGKTGYGQMTFGKQLSIADDVGLANDYEYGLLADYVPTSSTNSIRYDYTAIEGLTLSANYNFGQNTKNDGTALSLAKGEQIKNGFAFGGIYEANNWIFHGVYGRTNYKANTSEKHRADAFDAAIGYNVTDALLVGVDGGYQVEKTGSSKDKSFYVGPMAKFQVTDKSSIYGNYLYGQTKNEDGSKDKTHGFLAGADYQFHKHVVAYVEGKYVKGKEFNANGIRGDKTTEKAIGVGMRVNW; this comes from the coding sequence ATGAAAAAAACACTTTTAGCTTTAGCAGTTGCAGCATTTGCAACTTCAGCATCAGCAGAAACTATTTTCGATAAAGAAGGTACAAAAATTGATTTTTCAGGTTCTATTCGTGTAATTTTGGATAATCAAACTAAAAAAGAAAATGGTAAGACTGTGAGAGAGGGTGACAACGGGCACTCTCACTTGCGTAACAACGATACTCGTTTTGGCTTAAATATCACACATGCATTAAATGATAATGGATACTATGCAGTGGGTGGTTTGCAAACTCGCTTCAAAAACGATTCAGCATCAGGTTTTGGTACTTTATATGCTCATCACGCATTTGTGGGGTTAGGTAAGACGGGTTACGGGCAAATGACCTTTGGTAAACAACTCAGTATTGCTGATGATGTAGGACTTGCAAATGACTATGAATATGGTTTATTAGCAGACTATGTGCCAACTTCAAGCACAAATAGCATTCGTTACGACTATACTGCGATTGAAGGTTTAACTTTAAGTGCAAACTATAACTTTGGGCAGAATACCAAAAATGATGGTACAGCATTAAGTTTAGCTAAAGGTGAGCAAATCAAAAATGGCTTCGCTTTTGGTGGTATTTATGAAGCAAACAACTGGATTTTCCATGGGGTTTATGGTCGTACAAATTACAAAGCAAATACTTCAGAAAAACATCGTGCAGATGCGTTTGATGCAGCGATTGGTTATAACGTAACAGATGCATTGCTTGTTGGTGTTGACGGTGGTTACCAAGTTGAGAAAACCGGTTCAAGCAAAGATAAATCATTCTATGTTGGCCCAATGGCTAAATTCCAAGTAACGGATAAATCTTCAATCTATGGTAACTATCTATATGGCCAAACCAAAAATGAAGACGGTAGCAAAGATAAAACTCACGGTTTCTTAGCTGGTGCTGACTACCAGTTCCACAAACATGTTGTTGCTTATGTTGAAGGTAAATACGTGAAAGGAAAAGAATTCAACGCAAACGGTATTCGTGGTGATAAAACAACAGAAAAAGCAATCGGTGTTGGTATGCGCGTAAATTGGTAA
- the rng gene encoding ribonuclease G: MSSTELLVNVTPSETRVALLENGLLKELHIEREAKRGIVGNIYKGRVTRVLPGMQSAFVDIGLEKAAFLHASDIVSHTECVDENEKKQFVVKDISELVREGQDIVVQVVKDPIGTKGARLTTDITLPSRYLVFMPENSHVGVSQRIESEAERERLKALVEPYCDELGGFIVRTAAEEATEDSLKQDVEFLKRLWRKVLERKTKYPAKSMLYGELALAQRVLRDFIGTHINAVWVDSKTTCEQVKEFLTEFMPELTNSVSLYTGAKTLFDAYGVEESIQKALNKRVNLKSGGYLIIEQTEAMTTIDINTGAFVGHRNLAHTIFNTNIEATQAIAHQLQLRNLGGIIIIDFIDMQEEEHRERVLQSLQEALKGDRVKTNVNGFTQLGLVEMTRKRTRESLERILCCDCPACQGRGTVKSVETVCYEIMREIVRVHHLFKTENIHVYASKDVAEYLINEESHALLAEVQAFIGKKIEIKLEPYYHQDQFDVVVM, encoded by the coding sequence ATGAGCAGTACTGAATTATTGGTGAATGTAACACCAAGTGAAACGCGAGTGGCGTTACTTGAAAACGGTTTATTAAAAGAGTTGCATATTGAAAGGGAAGCCAAACGTGGGATTGTCGGTAATATTTATAAAGGACGAGTGACTCGTGTATTGCCGGGGATGCAGTCTGCTTTTGTGGATATCGGTTTGGAAAAAGCCGCGTTTTTGCACGCATCGGATATTGTTTCTCACACCGAATGTGTGGATGAAAATGAAAAGAAGCAGTTTGTGGTGAAAGATATTTCCGAGCTGGTACGTGAAGGGCAGGATATTGTAGTTCAAGTGGTAAAAGACCCTATTGGGACTAAAGGTGCACGTTTGACTACAGATATTACCTTACCTTCCCGCTATTTAGTCTTTATGCCTGAGAATAGCCATGTGGGGGTCTCTCAGCGTATTGAAAGTGAGGCTGAGCGTGAGCGCTTAAAAGCCTTGGTTGAGCCTTATTGTGATGAACTGGGTGGATTTATTGTTCGTACCGCTGCAGAAGAGGCAACAGAAGATAGCCTAAAACAAGATGTCGAATTTTTAAAGCGCTTATGGCGGAAGGTGTTAGAAAGAAAGACGAAATATCCTGCTAAATCGATGCTGTATGGCGAACTTGCATTAGCTCAACGTGTGTTGAGAGATTTTATCGGTACGCATATTAATGCGGTTTGGGTAGATTCAAAAACAACTTGCGAGCAAGTTAAAGAATTTCTGACTGAGTTTATGCCTGAACTGACAAACTCGGTGAGCTTGTACACTGGAGCTAAAACATTATTTGATGCTTATGGGGTGGAAGAGTCTATCCAAAAAGCATTGAATAAAAGAGTAAATTTAAAATCGGGTGGTTATCTGATTATTGAACAAACTGAAGCAATGACAACCATTGATATTAATACAGGCGCTTTTGTTGGACATCGTAATTTAGCTCATACGATTTTTAATACCAATATTGAGGCAACACAAGCCATTGCACATCAACTTCAATTGCGAAATTTAGGTGGCATTATCATTATTGATTTTATTGATATGCAGGAAGAGGAACACCGTGAGCGAGTATTACAATCCTTGCAAGAAGCCTTAAAAGGTGATCGAGTGAAAACCAATGTAAATGGTTTTACCCAACTAGGTTTGGTTGAAATGACCCGTAAACGGACTCGGGAAAGTTTAGAGCGCATTCTTTGCTGTGATTGCCCTGCTTGTCAAGGTCGTGGTACGGTGAAAAGCGTTGAGACGGTTTGCTATGAAATTATGCGTGAAATTGTGCGTGTTCATCATCTATTTAAAACTGAGAACATTCACGTTTATGCGTCAAAAGATGTGGCTGAATATTTAATTAATGAAGAAAGCCATGCATTATTGGCAGAGGTTCAAGCATTTATCGGTAAGAAAATTGAGATTAAATTAGAACCTTATTATCACCAAGATCAGTTTGATGTAGTGGTGATGTAA
- the lysS gene encoding lysine--tRNA ligase, whose amino-acid sequence MSEVENQELDLNGEMLARREKLNKIREQGNAFPNTFRRDALAKDLHTQYDSVEGEALKEQNIQVKVAGRIMLKRVMGKASFFTIQDVSGAIQLYVARDNLAESVYEEKVSLWDLGDIIGVEGTLFKTKTGELTVRCSEVQLLTKALRPLPDKHHGLTDLETRYRQRYLDLISNEESRRTFMIRSKVVSGIRQFFLEKDFIEVETPMLQIIPGGAAAKPFITHHNALDVDMYLRIAPELYLKRLVVGGFERVFELNRNFRNEGVSVRHNPEFTMIEYYQAYADYHDLMDNTEELLRKLALDILGTTDVPYGEYVFDFGKPFERITMHDAIVKYGNGIKREDLDNFEKTVEIAKGLGIEIQKSWGLGSVINAIFEEVAEHQLIQPTFLMAHPAEISPLARRNDENPEVTDRFELFIGGREIGNGFSELNDAEDQAERFDAQVAAKDAGDDEAMFKDEDFVVALEHGLPPTAGEGLGIDRLAMIFANAPSIRDVILFPAMRQK is encoded by the coding sequence ATGTCTGAAGTAGAAAATCAAGAATTAGATCTCAATGGCGAAATGTTAGCGCGCCGTGAAAAATTAAATAAAATTCGTGAGCAGGGTAACGCTTTCCCTAATACTTTCCGTCGTGATGCGTTAGCAAAAGATCTTCATACTCAGTACGATTCTGTTGAGGGTGAAGCATTAAAAGAACAAAATATCCAAGTTAAAGTTGCTGGACGTATTATGCTAAAACGTGTAATGGGTAAGGCTTCTTTCTTTACTATTCAAGATGTAAGCGGTGCTATTCAACTTTATGTTGCTCGTGATAATTTGGCTGAAAGCGTGTATGAAGAAAAAGTTAGTCTTTGGGATTTAGGCGATATTATCGGCGTTGAAGGTACTTTATTTAAAACTAAAACAGGTGAGTTAACCGTTCGTTGTTCCGAAGTTCAGTTATTAACCAAAGCGTTACGTCCGTTACCGGATAAACACCACGGCTTAACTGACTTAGAAACCCGTTATCGTCAACGTTATTTAGATTTGATTTCTAATGAAGAATCTCGCCGTACATTTATGATCCGCTCAAAAGTAGTTTCCGGTATTCGTCAATTCTTCTTGGAAAAAGACTTTATCGAGGTTGAAACGCCGATGTTGCAGATTATCCCGGGTGGTGCAGCAGCGAAACCGTTTATTACTCACCACAATGCGTTAGATGTAGACATGTACCTGCGTATTGCACCTGAACTTTATCTTAAGCGCTTGGTGGTGGGCGGTTTCGAGCGTGTGTTCGAGTTGAATCGTAACTTCCGTAACGAGGGGGTTTCCGTACGCCATAATCCGGAATTCACGATGATCGAGTACTACCAAGCCTACGCGGATTACCATGATTTAATGGACAACACCGAAGAGTTGTTGCGTAAATTGGCGTTAGATATTCTTGGTACAACTGATGTGCCTTACGGCGAATATGTGTTTGATTTCGGCAAGCCGTTTGAGCGTATCACTATGCACGATGCGATTGTAAAATACGGCAATGGCATCAAACGCGAAGATTTAGATAATTTTGAGAAAACCGTTGAAATTGCCAAAGGTTTAGGCATTGAAATTCAAAAATCATGGGGCTTAGGTTCGGTCATCAATGCTATTTTTGAAGAGGTGGCTGAACATCAACTTATTCAGCCGACTTTCTTAATGGCACATCCTGCGGAAATTTCACCGCTTGCACGCCGTAATGATGAAAATCCGGAAGTTACCGATCGTTTTGAATTATTTATTGGCGGGCGTGAAATCGGTAACGGTTTCTCTGAGTTAAATGATGCAGAAGATCAGGCTGAACGTTTTGATGCTCAAGTGGCAGCGAAAGATGCAGGCGATGATGAAGCGATGTTTAAAGACGAAGACTTTGTGGTTGCCCTTGAACACGGTTTACCACCGACAGCCGGTGAAGGTTTAGGCATTGATCGCTTAGCGATGATTTTTGCTAACGCACCATCAATTCGTGATGTGATTTTATTCCCTGCAATGCGTCAGAAATAA
- the ygiD gene encoding 4,5-DOPA dioxygenase extradiol — translation MNKLPALFVGHGNPMNVLDAQNTFNLGFKQITQTFEKPKAILMISAHWYSSKLQITSGQNPELIYDFHGFPEELSQVSYPAPGSPELAEQIKQLLLPEQAELNPSRGFDHGMWSVLKYLYPNADIPVVQLSIHRHQPAQWHFELAQKLKPLREQGVLIIGSGNIVHNLRAISWQHMEQLGAGYDWAFEFREYINKAIADGNYQAIIESEKFGNAADLSVPTPEHYLPLLYIVAQRDNDEAITFFNDEIVGGSLSMTSIKIG, via the coding sequence ATGAATAAATTACCTGCTCTTTTCGTTGGCCATGGTAACCCAATGAATGTGTTAGATGCTCAAAATACCTTTAACTTAGGTTTTAAACAAATTACGCAAACCTTTGAGAAACCAAAGGCCATTTTAATGATCTCAGCACATTGGTATAGCTCAAAACTGCAAATTACAAGCGGTCAAAATCCGGAATTAATTTACGATTTCCACGGATTCCCCGAAGAGCTAAGCCAAGTCTCCTATCCTGCGCCCGGTTCCCCTGAATTGGCTGAGCAAATCAAACAACTACTTTTACCGGAACAAGCCGAACTTAACCCAAGTCGCGGCTTCGACCATGGTATGTGGTCTGTACTAAAATACCTTTACCCAAACGCAGATATCCCAGTAGTGCAGTTGAGTATTCACCGCCATCAACCGGCGCAGTGGCATTTTGAATTAGCACAAAAACTCAAACCGCTAAGAGAGCAAGGCGTACTTATTATCGGCAGTGGGAATATTGTACATAATTTAAGAGCAATTAGCTGGCAACATATGGAACAACTTGGGGCGGGATATGATTGGGCATTCGAATTCCGCGAATATATCAACAAAGCGATTGCAGACGGCAATTATCAAGCCATTATTGAGAGTGAAAAATTTGGCAATGCCGCAGATTTATCGGTACCCACACCGGAACACTATTTACCGCTACTTTATATTGTGGCACAACGGGATAATGATGAAGCGATCACTTTCTTTAATGATGAAATCGTAGGAGGCTCTCTTAGCATGACTTCCATTAAAATCGGGTAA